The following are encoded in a window of Cyprinus carpio isolate SPL01 chromosome A13, ASM1834038v1, whole genome shotgun sequence genomic DNA:
- the LOC109060604 gene encoding protein VAPYRIN isoform X1, translated as MSIIYFFSLSVLSAHQYNLGWFMNRTSRALNCQEHPNPWTTEKLNTKFNLLASEEGRGDLQVLSVVSSRRMKRFGRVGPDRHDNLELELTDGISSLSVQPIIASPVSMTSVKDVGRSVAHLASYARGRWRHAARKSVRKKPTEEYVGSKYKGLAMDEDNVDGQNKTQLNKRLLDHFRVLADSNKDTDEVDLQFLNDVLTNGADPNSADKYGQMALHEISRAWNVDVMRFFLERGADFQRADAFGVTPLHVAAALDYEEMLQFLLERGGVFMCVYQGSAKCRI; from the exons ATGtcaattatttactttttcagtCTCTCAGTGTTGTCTGCTCATCAGTATAACCTGGGCTGGTTTATGAACCGGACCAGCAGAGCCTTGAACTGCCAGGAACATCCAAACCCTTGGACCACAGAGAAACTGAACACCAAG TTCAATCTTCTAGCATCTGAAGAAGGAAGAGGAGATCTCCAAGTGCTTTCAGTTGTATCCAGTAGAAGAATGAAGAGATTCGGTCGAGTTGGACCTGACAGGCATGATAACCTTGAGCTTGAACTGACTGATGGAATCTCTAGTCTG TCAGTGCAGCCAATCATTGCTTCTCCAGTGTCCATGACATCAGTTAAAGATGTGGGGCGGTCAGTCGCTCACCTGGCGTCTTATGCAAGAGGCCGCTGGAGACATGCTGCCCGCAAGTCTGTGAGAAAGAAACCCACAg AGGAATATGTAGGAAGCAAATACAAGGGTCTGGCAATGGATGAAGACAATGTAGATGGACAGAATAAGACCCAGCTGAATAAAAGGCTTCTAGATCACTTTCGAGTCCTTGCGGACAGCAATAAAGACACAGATGAG GTGGACCTGCAGTTTCTGAATGATGTCCTCACGAATGGAGCTGACCCAAACTCAGCTGATAAATATGGGCAAATGGCCCTCCATGAG ATCTCTCGGGCATGGAACGTGGACGTGATGCGTTTCTTCCTGGAAAGAGGGGCGGATTTTCAGAGGGCCGATGCTTTTGGAGTGACACCTCTTCACGTAGCCGCAGCTCTGGATTATGAGGAGATGCTGCAGTTCCTGTTAGAAAGAGgaggtgtgttcatgtgtgtttatcAGGGTTCAGCAAAATGCAGAATTTAA
- the LOC109060604 gene encoding protein VAPYRIN isoform X2: MNRTSRALNCQEHPNPWTTEKLNTKFNLLASEEGRGDLQVLSVVSSRRMKRFGRVGPDRHDNLELELTDGISSLSVQPIIASPVSMTSVKDVGRSVAHLASYARGRWRHAARKSVRKKPTEEYVGSKYKGLAMDEDNVDGQNKTQLNKRLLDHFRVLADSNKDTDEVDLQFLNDVLTNGADPNSADKYGQMALHEISRAWNVDVMRFFLERGADFQRADAFGVTPLHVAAALDYEEMLQFLLERGGVFMCVYQGSAKCRI, encoded by the exons ATGAACCGGACCAGCAGAGCCTTGAACTGCCAGGAACATCCAAACCCTTGGACCACAGAGAAACTGAACACCAAG TTCAATCTTCTAGCATCTGAAGAAGGAAGAGGAGATCTCCAAGTGCTTTCAGTTGTATCCAGTAGAAGAATGAAGAGATTCGGTCGAGTTGGACCTGACAGGCATGATAACCTTGAGCTTGAACTGACTGATGGAATCTCTAGTCTG TCAGTGCAGCCAATCATTGCTTCTCCAGTGTCCATGACATCAGTTAAAGATGTGGGGCGGTCAGTCGCTCACCTGGCGTCTTATGCAAGAGGCCGCTGGAGACATGCTGCCCGCAAGTCTGTGAGAAAGAAACCCACAg AGGAATATGTAGGAAGCAAATACAAGGGTCTGGCAATGGATGAAGACAATGTAGATGGACAGAATAAGACCCAGCTGAATAAAAGGCTTCTAGATCACTTTCGAGTCCTTGCGGACAGCAATAAAGACACAGATGAG GTGGACCTGCAGTTTCTGAATGATGTCCTCACGAATGGAGCTGACCCAAACTCAGCTGATAAATATGGGCAAATGGCCCTCCATGAG ATCTCTCGGGCATGGAACGTGGACGTGATGCGTTTCTTCCTGGAAAGAGGGGCGGATTTTCAGAGGGCCGATGCTTTTGGAGTGACACCTCTTCACGTAGCCGCAGCTCTGGATTATGAGGAGATGCTGCAGTTCCTGTTAGAAAGAGgaggtgtgttcatgtgtgtttatcAGGGTTCAGCAAAATGCAGAATTTAA
- the LOC109060604 gene encoding protein VAPYRIN isoform X3, which produces MKRFGRVGPDRHDNLELELTDGISSLSVQPIIASPVSMTSVKDVGRSVAHLASYARGRWRHAARKSVRKKPTEEYVGSKYKGLAMDEDNVDGQNKTQLNKRLLDHFRVLADSNKDTDEVDLQFLNDVLTNGADPNSADKYGQMALHEISRAWNVDVMRFFLERGADFQRADAFGVTPLHVAAALDYEEMLQFLLERGGVFMCVYQGSAKCRI; this is translated from the exons ATGAAGAGATTCGGTCGAGTTGGACCTGACAGGCATGATAACCTTGAGCTTGAACTGACTGATGGAATCTCTAGTCTG TCAGTGCAGCCAATCATTGCTTCTCCAGTGTCCATGACATCAGTTAAAGATGTGGGGCGGTCAGTCGCTCACCTGGCGTCTTATGCAAGAGGCCGCTGGAGACATGCTGCCCGCAAGTCTGTGAGAAAGAAACCCACAg AGGAATATGTAGGAAGCAAATACAAGGGTCTGGCAATGGATGAAGACAATGTAGATGGACAGAATAAGACCCAGCTGAATAAAAGGCTTCTAGATCACTTTCGAGTCCTTGCGGACAGCAATAAAGACACAGATGAG GTGGACCTGCAGTTTCTGAATGATGTCCTCACGAATGGAGCTGACCCAAACTCAGCTGATAAATATGGGCAAATGGCCCTCCATGAG ATCTCTCGGGCATGGAACGTGGACGTGATGCGTTTCTTCCTGGAAAGAGGGGCGGATTTTCAGAGGGCCGATGCTTTTGGAGTGACACCTCTTCACGTAGCCGCAGCTCTGGATTATGAGGAGATGCTGCAGTTCCTGTTAGAAAGAGgaggtgtgttcatgtgtgtttatcAGGGTTCAGCAAAATGCAGAATTTAA